The following nucleotide sequence is from Vicinamibacterales bacterium.
CTCCTCGATCCCAACCGCCTGAGCGGCGACGGGACGACGGCGCTGACGGCGATCGCGGCCTCGCCCGACGGATCGCTGATCGCGTACGCGATATCCGAACACGGCAGCGATCGGCAGACGATCCGCGTCCGCCGCGTCGAGGATGGGGCCGATCTGGACGATCGGCTCGCGTGGGTGAAATTCGCGAGCATCGCATGGACGGCCGACAACACCGGGTTCTACTACCTCCGCTTCCCGGAGCCGGGCAGCGTTCCGCCCGAGGACGAACAGTATTTCGGGCGCATCTTCTTCCACCGCTGCGGCGACGCGCAGGCGGCGGACGCGCTCGTCTTCGAGAAGCCGGAGGAAAAGGAGATCGTGCCGCTCGTCCACGTATCCGACGACGACCGCTACGCGGTCATCGTCGCGCAGCGCGGCGCCAGCGACGACAGCGAGGTGTATCTGATCGATCGCCGCGTGGACGCCGCCCCGCGCGCGTTGTTCCGGGGCTTCGACGCCGCCTATGACTTCATCGAGTCGGCGGGCGGCCTGCTCTACTTCCGCACGACTCGGGACGCGCCGATGGGGCGCGTCGTGTCCGTCGATCCGTCGCATCCGGCTCCGCTGCTGCGCGAGGTGGTGCCCGAAGGTCCGCATCGGCTGTCGAGCGTGGCGATGGCGGCCGGCTCGCTGGTCGCGGTGTTCCTCGAGAACGCCAGCGATCGGATCGTGCGATTCGCGCTGGACGGGTCGCGGCTGGGGGCGATCGAGCTTCCGGAGATTGGCACCGTCGTCACGCTTGACGCACATACGGATCGCGACGAGATCGTCGTGACCTTTGCCTCATTTACGACCCCGCCGTGTGCATTCAGATCGGCAGGCAGCTCCGGCCTCGAGGCCGCAGATCCACTGCCGCGAGACGTTCCGCCGAAGGGCGGGAGCGATCTACGGCTCCCTTCGCAGGCGTATCGCACCACCCAGGTCTGGTACGAGAGCAAGGACGGGACGCCGGTGTCGATGTTCCTCGTGCACCGCGCCGGCCTCCCGCGCGACGGCGAGCGCCCGGTTCTGCTGAGCGGCTATGGCGGGTTCAACATCAATCGCACGCCCGCGTACGACCCGGGGAATTTCCCGCTGCTCGATCGCGGCGGGATCTTCGCCCTCGCGAACCTTCGCGGCGGCGGCGAGTACGGCGAGGCGTGGCACCGCGCCGGCATGCTCGAGTGCAAGCAGAACGTGTTCGACGATTTCATCGCCGCGGCGGAGTACCTGATCGGCGAGCGCTACACGCGCCCCGACCTGCTCGCAATCGAAGGCGGGAGCAACGGCGGCCTGCTCGTCGGCGCGGTGATGACCCAGCGTCCCGAGCTGTTCGGCGCCGTCCTCTGCCGCGTGCCGGTGGCGGACATGCTGCGCTATCACCGGTTCACGGTCGGGCGGTTCTGGATTCCCGAGTACGGCTGCGCCGACGATCCGGACCAGTTCCCGTACCTGCTCCGCTACTCGCCGTACCACAACGTGCGCGAAGGCGTGGCCTATCCGCGGACGATGATCATGACCGCCGATACCGACGACCGCGTCGCCCCCGGGATGGCGAAGAAGTTCGCGGCGCGCCTGCAGGCCGCCGGCGGGGGCGGGCCGGTTCTGCTGCGGGTGGAGACCCGCGCGGGGCACGGCGCCGGCAAGCCGATCGCGAAGGTCATCGAGGAGGAAGCCGACATGCTGGCCTTTCTCGGCGTCGGCGCACTGCGAATGCCCTGACATAAGATGCCGGGGTGGCGCGGGTGCTCGCCCTCGACATCGGCACGTCGTCGATCCGGGCGGCGGTGTACGGCCGCGGTCTGCATCCGCTCCGGCCGGGGGCGCGGATCCCATATCGCTGGCGCGCCGGCAGCGACGGCAGCGTCGAGGCATCGGCCGCCACCATGGAGCGCGCCGTCGCGAGCGCCATCGACGGCGCGCTCTCGGGCATGCGGTCCGGCGTGGATGCCGTCGCGGTCGCCGCCTTCTGGCACAGCCTGGTCGGCGTCGGCGACGATGGACGCGCGCTGACGGCCGTCATTCCCTGGAGCGACACCCGCAGCGCGCCGCAGGTGGAGGCGTTGCGCGCGCGCCTCGACGAGCGCGCGAGTCACGCCCGCACCGGCTGCCGCATTCACACGACCTACTGGCCGGCGCGTCTGCGCTGGTTCTCGCAGCGCGATCCGAAAACGTTCCGGCGGGTCCGCCGCTGGATGACGTTCCCCGCGTACCTGGAGCGGCGCTGGGTCGGGCGCAGAGCCGAGAGCCGGTCGCAGGCCTCGGCCACGGGACTGTTCGCGCACGCCTCCGGCACCTGGGACGCGGAGCTGTGCGCCGCCGCCGGCATCTCGTCCGCCCAGCTCGAGCCGATTGTCGATCTGGACGACACCGGGGCGCAGCTCTCCGCCGCGCTCGCGCGCCGCTGGCCGCAGCTGCGCGGCGCGCGCTGGATCCCGTGCGCCGGCGACGGCGCGCTGAACAACGTCGGCGCGAACTGCACCGCTCGCGGGCGCGCGGCGCTGATGATCGGCACCTCCGGAGCGCTTCGCCAGATCCTGCCGGCCGATCGCGTCCACACCGTGCCGTTCGAGCTGTGGCGTTACTGCCTGGATCGGCGGCGCGACGTCGTTGGCGGGGCGTTGAGCAACGGCGGCAACTTTGCGGGGTGGATGCGCCGGACGCTCGGGCTGGAGGACGGCGGCAAGGCCGCGGCCCGCGTCGACGCCGCAATCGCCCGCCTGCCTCCGGACGCGCACGGCCTGACCGTGCTGCCGTTCCTCGCCGGCCAGCGAACCCCCGACTATCCGGCGGACGCGTCCGGCGCCATCGCCGGCCTGCGGCTCACGACCACGCGCGACGAAATCGTCCGCGCGGGACTCGAGGCGGTCGCCTGTCGCTTCC
It contains:
- a CDS encoding prolyl oligopeptidase family serine peptidase: MPVRYPPARVDPLVEVLHGVAVADPYRWLEDDGSPETRAWVDAQNALTRSMLDGPARDALVEELTRRFDYPRTVAAYRRRDVYFFSHNPGLLNQPVLYVRRGWSGAPRVLLDPNRLSGDGTTALTAIAASPDGSLIAYAISEHGSDRQTIRVRRVEDGADLDDRLAWVKFASIAWTADNTGFYYLRFPEPGSVPPEDEQYFGRIFFHRCGDAQAADALVFEKPEEKEIVPLVHVSDDDRYAVIVAQRGASDDSEVYLIDRRVDAAPRALFRGFDAAYDFIESAGGLLYFRTTRDAPMGRVVSVDPSHPAPLLREVVPEGPHRLSSVAMAAGSLVAVFLENASDRIVRFALDGSRLGAIELPEIGTVVTLDAHTDRDEIVVTFASFTTPPCAFRSAGSSGLEAADPLPRDVPPKGGSDLRLPSQAYRTTQVWYESKDGTPVSMFLVHRAGLPRDGERPVLLSGYGGFNINRTPAYDPGNFPLLDRGGIFALANLRGGGEYGEAWHRAGMLECKQNVFDDFIAAAEYLIGERYTRPDLLAIEGGSNGGLLVGAVMTQRPELFGAVLCRVPVADMLRYHRFTVGRFWIPEYGCADDPDQFPYLLRYSPYHNVREGVAYPRTMIMTADTDDRVAPGMAKKFAARLQAAGGGGPVLLRVETRAGHGAGKPIAKVIEEEADMLAFLGVGALRMP
- a CDS encoding gluconokinase, with amino-acid sequence MARVLALDIGTSSIRAAVYGRGLHPLRPGARIPYRWRAGSDGSVEASAATMERAVASAIDGALSGMRSGVDAVAVAAFWHSLVGVGDDGRALTAVIPWSDTRSAPQVEALRARLDERASHARTGCRIHTTYWPARLRWFSQRDPKTFRRVRRWMTFPAYLERRWVGRRAESRSQASATGLFAHASGTWDAELCAAAGISSAQLEPIVDLDDTGAQLSAALARRWPQLRGARWIPCAGDGALNNVGANCTARGRAALMIGTSGALRQILPADRVHTVPFELWRYCLDRRRDVVGGALSNGGNFAGWMRRTLGLEDGGKAAARVDAAIARLPPDAHGLTVLPFLAGQRTPDYPADASGAIAGLRLTTTRDEIVRAGLEAVACRFLDVMQELVRVAPVSHLLATGTALTASRVWPQIVADTLGCPLSVPRDGELTSRGAAILGFEQLGVPVRGLEPRIARVFHPDAAAHAAYRAAAARQQRLRRALVVP